The sequence GGACACCGCCCAGGGGGCAGAGAGAAAGGTGGCCAGCGACAACAGGAAGAAAAACAGGCCCCCCCACCAGGTCATCCGGCGGAGAAAACGGAAAGTCTCCTCCCGGGAGGAGAGGAACATGTGACTCACCCGGGGAAAGAGGGCTGTGGAGAAGGGGATGGACAGGTGGATCAAGGCCCTGATGATTTTCTCCCCGGCGGCGTAAAAGCCCACATAGGTGGTGGTGGTGAGCATTCCCAACAGAAAGATATTCAACTGGTTATAAATGGTGGCCATGGCTTGGGAGAGAAAGAGGGACAGCCCTTCCCCCAAGGTGGCTCGCTGATAGCGCCAGCGGGGCCAGACCACCCGGTAACGAATCTCCCGTAAGCCACAGACCAGGGCCACCAATCCAAAGCCAATGGCCACCCCGGAGTTGATCAGAGGGACAGCCAGATAATCCTGCTCGCTGCGGACAAAGGCAAAGGTGCACACCAGGACGAGAAACTTGGCGGAAACATTCAGCACCGTGATATACTCCATCTTTTCCAACCCCTGAAAAAGCCAGACCGGGAACAGCACGGTGCCCACCACGATTCCGAAGGTAAAAAGATAAAGGCGCCACTCGGCCCCGAGGCGGGGCACCAGCAGCAACAGCATCAGGAGGCCCGAAAGACTTAGGACACAGAGCAGCCCTTTGATGATGAGCACTCCGTAAAAAATGAGGCTCAGTTGCCCGAGATCCTGGCGCTCCCGCGAGACTTTCCGGGTGGCGGAAAGATTGAAGCCATAATCGGTGATTACCACCAGGAACTGGATCAGGGATTGGGCCACCGCCACCAACCCGAATTTCTCCGGCCCCAAAACCCGCACCAGGTAGGGGAAGGTGAGCAGGGGAAAGAGATAGTTGCCGATCTGCAGGATCGACAGAGATAGGACATTTCGCCACAGTCCCGGTGCAGGCATGGGGGACAGGCACAGCGCTCACACCCTTGGGGGCGGTGAGGAATCGGCCTGGCGGCCGCTCAGGCGGCGCAGATCCTGGCGCCACGGGTCCAAGGCGGCCTGCAGACGTTGCCACCGATCCCGGTCATCCGGGCTCTGGGGCCCCCGGAAGTGTTCCCAGACAAAGACGTAGACCACCATGAAAATAAAGGTGAAGCCCGTCACCATCATCAGGATGAGTAGCCGCTTGGGGCGGGACTTCTTCTCCGGCGCCTTGGCGCGATCTACCACCTGCAGTACCAAGGCGTCCCGGGCGTGGTCCAGCCGCGCGATCTCCGCCAGCTTGGTATAGACCCGATAGAGGCCCTCCTGATACTTCACTTCCCTATACAGGCGCAGGTATTCGAGTCCGAGGGCGGGCATCTTGCTCACCGCAATCATAACCTGGCTGGCACCCTCGGGACCGTTCCCTGGGGTTTCCGCCTGCCTCAGTTTCTCCCTCAGGGCCTTCAGCTCCGCCTCCAGTTGTTGCACTTGGAAGTTAAAGGGGGTGGCCCACTGCTTCTGCACCTGCAGCTCCACCTCCCGGAAGTCAACGGCCGCCTTCAGATTGGCGATGTATTCCAGCATGCCCCGGGCCTGAGCATCCGGGAATAAGACACTGTTTTTCTCGCTGAACTGCCTGAGATCCTCCTCCGCCTTGGCCAGACGCACCACAGCCGCCTGGCGCTCCCGATCGAGCATGGTTAAACGTTTGGAAGCCTCCTGGACCGCCATGTCCCGGAGCAAGTTGGCCAGCTCCTCCACAAAGGCGTTGGCCATCGCCGCCGCCTTGTCAGGCTGGCGATGAGTTACCTCCACCGTGATCAGCCCGTATTTGGTGGTGCGGAATTTAGCCAGGTTCTCCAGTTTGGCCCGGGCCTCCTCAATATAGGTTACCCTGAACTCGTTCCGCAAGTCGAACCGCTTAATGATCCGGTCCGAAATGGTTTCACTCTGCAGCAAACCCACAAAAAAATCTCCAGGACTTTTCAGACCCAGAAGACTTTCGGCAAAGCCGCCCAAGGCGCCAAACGCCGCCCGGCCGGGAATCATGGCTCCCCCCAGCCCTTCTATGATCTGAGCACTCAGGGTGAGATTTTGCTGGGGCGGGACGATACGGGCGGTGGCGGTATATTCCTTGGGCAGGAGGAACACCACCACCAAGGTGATCAGGCTGACGATCAGAGTGGTATAGATGATTTTCCGGCTATGTTTTGCCAAGACGATAACATAATCCAGCAGGTGGACTTCTTCCAGTTGCCGGACCTTTTCATCTTGCGTGTTCATCATGACTCACCGAGGTAGATCGCCCACGCATGGCGGACGGCCAGAAAGAGAGTGCTTACGGCGCCGTCTGAGTGTGAAATGATCATTATCAGCAAAAGCAGAAACCCTTGAGACCGGCAAGCAACAAGAGCAGGGGAGACGGCCCGGGAGCCGAGCGACCGGGGACGACAGGGCGCCATAGATTCACGAGACTCTCCGGCTTGACCGAAGCCCCTTCATCCGCTAGAATAGGCCACACTCCTGCCGGCCGAGGGAAACCCATGGCTTGCGTGCGTCTGGCCCTGTTCCTCCTCTGTTTGGTGCTCCCCTGGGGGGCCGGGTCGAATCTGGCTGCGGCTCCGGCTTCAGAAGTGCTTCGGGTCACCCGGAAGGGAGTGATTTACTATTATTTCCCTAGCCAATCTTCAGCCGAGGCGGGCAGGCTTCACCGCCTGCCGGTGCCCCCGAAGCGGACGGCCGCAGTCCCGGCCCGGAAGATTCCACCCCAGCAGTTGGCCCCGCACATCGAGCGGGCCGCCCAGGAGCACGGTCTGCCCCCGGCCCTGATCAAGGCCATCATCCGGGTGGAGTCCGGCTACAATCCGGCGGCCACCTCCCCCAAGGGGGCCCAGGGGCTGATGCAGCTCATGCCCGAGACCGCCAGCGAGGTGGCGGTGGCGGACCCCTATGATGTGCAGCAGAACATCTGGGGCGGCACCCGCTACCTGGCGCGCCTTCTGGCCCGCTTCAACTATCGCCTGCCCCTGGCCCTGGCGGCCTACAATGCCGGTCCGGCGCGGGTGGAGCGCCGCCAGGACATCCCCAATATCCCCGAAACGCAGCACTATGTGCGCCAGGTGTGCGCCGAATTCCTGAAATACCGCGCCCAGGAAAAGGCCCCGGCGCCAAAAACGGCGTCTCCTCCCTCCGGTCCCTGAGGGGAAAGCCAGTCAACCTCATATCTTTCCGGGTGCCCCCTTGCCGGCCCCGGGAAGACCTCTTTGTCCTGACCCCCAAATCCCACCATCAATTCCGCAGGCCCACAATGATCACCCCGGCGGTGAGGGCGAGCTGGGAGATGATGGAAACAATATCCTTGAAGGGCTTCAGCCAGGTCACCTTTTCCAGCCTTTCCGGCACCACCACGGTGTCGCCGGGGTCCAGCCGAAGGGACCCGACCCCGCCCATGTGATGCACGTACTGATAGCCGTCCCAGGTTTGCCCGAAGCCGAAGCGGCCAAAGGAGCTGCGGCCCACCGCCGAGCCGTTGGCCTTGATGACGTAGGCATTCTTCATATCCCCCACCCGGTTGGCGCCGCCGGCCATGCGGATGTAATCATTGACCGTGGCCTGGGAGGCATAGACCACCGCCGAGGGGCTGAAGACCGCGCCCAACACGGAGACGGTGCCGGGGTTCTGAGGCACCACCAACTTGTCGCCGTCCATCAGGGGGATGTCGTTTACGGTGCCCCGGATGCGCTCCGGATCATCGACGCGCACAATCACCCGGCCCAGGGGTTCAATGGATCTGAGGCGCCCCAGGAGCTGCTGCTGCAGTTTGGCGAAGTACTCCGCCCGGCGCACCTCCTCGGGCTCCAGGGCCTGCTGGGTCTGGCCGGAGTAGTAGGCCAGAGTGATGGCCTCGGCCTGGTCCAGGGCCCGGGCCAGCTCCTCTTTCTGCTGCTTTTTCACCGAGGGGCGGGTGAGCACCGCACCGAAGGGATAGGCCGAAGGGGTGAAGCCCCCCACCCGGGTGAGGAGGGAACTTAAGGTCTCCCCCTTGCGGATGGCGTAGGTGCCGGGGTATTTGACTTCACCCTCCACCACCACCGTCTTGTAGACATCCCACTCCGGCATGGGCCGCACAAAGAGATAATCGTTGGGCTGCAGGCGCACATTCTCCCGGGGGTCATCCGCCAGGGCCCGTTTCAGATTCACAGTGAGCTGAGAGGAGGTGGTGCCGGAGGAAGAGGTGTGGAAGCGGGTGATCTCCAGGGCCTCGGTGCTGGCGTGATGGAGCAGGCCGCCTGCCAGCTGCACCAGGTCCTTGACCCGCATATTCTCCGTCAGGCCATATTCGCCAGGCAGGCGCACCGCGCCGGCAATGGCCACTTTGCGCTCCACCAGGGCCGGGACCTTGAAGACCCGGACAAAGTCGCCGTCCACCAGGGTCACGGCGGGGTGTGCCTGACGGATGACTTTCTCCAGGTCATCCTCAAAGAGCACCATCTCCTTGTGGTTCTTCACCCTGAGCACCTGCACCCGGCCTTTGAAGGCGGTGTCCCCCAGGCCGCCGCAGAGGCCGAGAAGGTCTTTTAAGGTCCGTTCCTGCTTCAGCTCAAAGATACCGGGCACCTTGATGGGACCGCCCCCCTCCATGCGCCGGCTCATGGCCACCTTCTGGCCGGCCTCCTTCAGGGTGAGCCCGAAGCGCTTCTTGAAATACCGGTTTTCTGCCTCCTCCCCTTGCTTCAGCCAGGAGGCCGTGGGGCCCCGGGAAGGTCTTTCGGGCTCTGCTTTGTGGATGTTTTCCGGCGGCACCGGGATGCCCCCGGGGGTCTGGCGCAGGAGCTCCTCCATGCGGCGCTTGCGCTGCACCGGGTCATCGCCGGTGACGATGCGCCGCGCCTCCTGGGATTTCCAGTTGATCTCCACCGGTTCGGTGATCCGCATCTGGCGCATGAGGGCGGATTCTTCCTCCAGCTCCATGCGGGCCAGGATGGTGAGCTCCTCCTCCAGCTCCTCGGGGGTTTTGGGGGTGCCGATGGCCACCAGGGGCCCCACCGGCGGAATGAAGATGACATCGCCGTTCATCAGGCGGATGTCTTTGGTCTTGTCCCCCTTGAGGAGGAAGTCATACATGTCGAAATGGGCCGCCACCCGGTTGCCCCGGCGCACCTCGATATTGCGCATGGACCCGGATTTGGCCGGGCCGCCGGCGGCATAGAGGGCATTGACCACGGTGGCCAGGGAAGAGACCGAGTAACTGCCGGGCATGCGGGCCTGCCCCACCACAAAGACCTGGATGGTGCGCAGGTTGTCCAGGGTGACGCTGAACTGGAAGTTCTGATACTGGCGCTTCAGCTCCCGGTCCATCACCGTCTGCAGCTGCCCGAAGGTGAGGCCGCTCACATGGATGACCCCCACCTGGGGGACGGCGATCTGGCCCTGACGGTCCACGGTGAGATTGTATTCTGCCTGGACGCTGCCCCAGAGGACCAGCCGGATAGTGTCCCCCGGGCCGATAATGTAATCCGGCCCCACGGGCACGTCGTGGAGGGGGAGAAAAGTGGTGGGCGGCTGGGAGAAGAAGCTATAGCCGTATTGGCGCACAAACATCATCTGGTCCCAGGCCCGGCGCTCGATGGCGGAGATTTCTTCGGGCTGCTGGGGAGCGGTGGTGAACACCTGGGGCTGGGGCTGCGGCACCACCCGGGGGCGGCCCAGGGCGTCCACCCCGGGCTGGCCGGGCCTGAGCGTGGGCGGCAGGGTGACCCGGGGGCCGGGCATGGCGGGGACGGGTCCCGGGGTGGTGGAAGGCCCCACCCGCTGCAGGTAGAATTGCGCCTGTTCCTCCAGATCCTGGTCCACCTGGCCTCGGGCCGGAACCACCGGCAAAAGGACCAACAGGAAGATTTGCAGCCAGCAGATGAACTCTCTCATAACCATGGAGCATTTCCTGAGGGGGAAAAGCTTGCCGTCCTCCGGCGGTCCCCATTATGGGGGAAAAGGCCACATTCGGCAAGGAAAAATGAGGCTCTCAGGCCTTCTCGGCGGGTGGCGGGGCCAGGGATGGCGTCCGGCAGCAGGAAGTGCAGCCGGCAGGCCAGGTTCTCCAGCATCAGTCTCCGGATGACTTCCGTCCCGGTCCAGTAATTCTCCCGGGAGGGAAAGGGGGGACAGTTCGCCACGATGCCTGCAGGGTGCCCCGCCACTCGGGAACCGGCCACCTGCCACACGGCTTTGCCGTCTGTGGCCCGAAAGAGCGTCAGAGCCAGGTGGATCACCGCGTGGCTGATGGACAGGGGCGGGGCCTGCGGGGACGCCGGTCCGGCCCACAGCAGCAGACCCCGGCCCGGGTTGAGATGGCGGGCGATCTCCTCCAAGGTGTAAGAGCGGAAATGCGCCCCCACCGGCGCCTGCTCCGGCCGGGAGACATACAGGGTGGGGCCGTAAAAGCCGAGGAGATAGGCGTCCACCTCGGGGGTAAGGAGGCGCTGGCGGGCAAGAAACTCCGCCACCGGCATCTCCGAAGGGGTCAGGGCGTCGGCGCTTAGCAGCACCGGCTCATAACCCCGGTGCCGCAGGGCGCTGAGCACGGTGTCGGCCACCTCCTCGTCCAGCCCGGCCACGGCCACCGCCCGGGGTTCGGGCTCCTTTTTGGGTTCCAGGCCGGCGAAGAAGGGAGTGTTTGCGGTAATGAAATCGGAGTCCAGGCGGGGTTGCCCGGGGAGCTGCCGGTGGGCGGGCCAGTGCCGCACCAGCACCGCCACCCGCATGAGACCGCGATAGCCGGGGGCGCTCTTGGTATACGGCCGGTTGCTCATGCCCGCACAGCCGACTGCCAGCGCCAGCAGGACCCCCACAACCGCTGCGGGATGGGTAAGGACAAGTAAGGCACGGCGCAGATGAAAGGGCACCCTCATGTATGTCGGGAAAGTCTGCTGCCTTAATAAGACATCCGTTAAGTAACCGGCATGGTGAGGGGGCCCGGCGGCCCTGGTCCGGAACCCCTCCCCCAGAGGGACCCGAAAAGGTACCCGCGTTCCGCCTCCAGAAGCCCGCTGACGGCATGATTGTGACATGAGGCGGGCTGCCTGTCAAAATTTTTCCTTGGGAGCCTCGGAGGAGCCGCCGGAGGTGGCGATTTCGCTTGACAACCGGGCTCTGTTTTCTAAGAATTTTCCTTAGCACATAATCAGATAATTTAATAGATTAAATCAGGTAATCCCTGAGAAAGAAATTTTTGCTTCTTGCCTTTCAGGTTGCCGCTGATGTGCCGATAAGCAGGGTGAGGGAGGGCGGTCATGTCATACGCACTCGTCTTTTACCTGGGGGTAATGGTGGGGACGCTTCTGGGAGTGGGGATCATGTGCCTGCTGGCCATCGGCAAAGAGCCGGTCACCGAGGCAGAAAAAGAATTTTCCCCGCCCCGCTGAGGCCGTTGACTGCGTGGGGCAACGCGGCGCCGACCACGCCTCCAGGCGGACGCGCCTGAGCGTGACCCCTCGGGGTCGGCTGAAGGACGGGGCCTCCGGCGCCCGCCAGAGGAGGCCCGGCCGGCCTGCAGGGAGTAACCGCAGAAGTTGAGTCCTGGCCGGGGTTATCCGACCGGGGCCCGGTGCCAAAACCGGGCCGCCACTGCCGTCCGTCTCAGCGTCCTGGCAGGCCCAGGGCGGGAGACGAAAGCCTGCAAGCTCCCCTCCCCAAAGTGTGGAACCCCTCCCGCAAGCTGCAGGGGTGGTTTGTCGGTTTCGGCGGCATCGGGGGCTTTTGCCGCTCCCCGGGTGCCAAGGAAGGGGTGCCGGGGCCGGTTCCCGCCTCGAACCTGGCGCCTGCCTCTGACGATCCCCTCGGGGCCTCCGGAAAGGTCCCAGCCGCCTTGCTGTTACCTCCCCGGCCATATGGTATAATTTACCGGAGGTTTGGACCGCTCCCTCCCTGGCGAGCGTCGCCCAAGCCCCTCATTTCGGGCCTCGGGGGCCATCTGAATCCCTGGTCGGAAAAATCCCCGAGGAGAGGAGACGCGGCATGAGTCCCCTTCCCGCCGCCCTGAAGGCCTGGGAGCCCATCCAGCCTTTTCCGGGCCTGTCGGTGCGCTTCCTGAAAGAAAGCCGCTGCCTGCCGGTGAAGCAGGAGGACGGGCGGGTGCTCCTGGCCATGGCCGATCCCGAGGACCTGGAGACCCGCCGCACCCTGGAAGCGGTCCTGGCCGCGGCGGTGGAGCCGGTGCAGGTGCCCGAGGAGGCCATTTTGGAGGGCATCGAGGCGGTCTATCTCCCGGGGAGCGCCATGGCCCGCCTGGTGGACGGCCTGGAGCAGGAGGAATACGAAGGCCCCCAGGAAGAGACCGCTGAAATCGGGCACTTGCGGGACATGGCCCGGGAAGCCCCCATCATCCAGCTGGTAAACCTCCTCATCTCCCGGGCTATTGAGATCGGCGCCAGCGACATCCACCTGGAGCCCTTCGAGAACCAGTTCCGGGTGCGCTACCGCAAGGACGGGGTGCTCTTCGATGCCGAAAGCCCGCCCAAGGCCCTGGAGCCGGCGGTCATCTCCCGCCTGAAGATCATGGCCCGCATGGACATCGCCGAGCGGCGCCTGCCCCAGGACGGCCGTTTCCGCCTGAAATTCCAGGGCCGGGACATTGATTTCCGGGTCTCCACCCTCCCCAACCTCTTTGGCGAGAGCATGGTGATCCGCATCCTGGACCGGGAGCGGGTGGTCCTGGACCTGGAGCGCCTGGGCTTCCCGCCGGACACCCTGGCGGATTTTGACCGCCTCATCCACAAGCCCTACGGCATGATTCTGGTCACCGGGCCCACCGGCAGCGGCAAGACCACCACCCTGTATGCCGCCCTGGAGCGCATCAACTCGGTGGACAAAAAGATCATCACCGTGGAGGACCCGGTGGAATACCGGGTGGCCGGGGTCATCCAGATGCAGGTGAAGCCGGATATCGGCCTCACCTTCGCCCGGGGCCTGCGGCACATTGTGCGCCAGGACCCGGACGTTATCCTGGTAGGCGAGATCCGGGACCGGGAGACCGCCGAGATCGCCATCCATGCGGCCCTCACCGGGCATCTGGTCTTCAGCACCCTGCACACCAACGATGCCCCGGGCGCGGTGACCCGCCTTCTGGAGATGGGCATTGAGGACTATCTTTTGGCCTCGGCCCTCCTGGGGGTGCTGGCCCAGCGGCTGGTGCGGGTCATCTGCCCCCAGTGCAAGGTGCCGGCGCCGCCGGGGGAGGGGGTGGCGGCGGTGGAGGGTGCCACCGTCTATCTGGGCCGGGGCTGCGAGGCCTGCGCCCATACCGGTTATCAGGGGCGCACCGGGATTTATGAGCTCCTCCTGGTCAATGACGACCTGCGCCGCCTCATCCTCAAGCGGGCCGACGCCGTCACCCTGCGCCAGGCGGCCCAGCAGGCGGGCATGCGCTCGCTGGCGGCCGACGGCTGGGCCAAGGTCAAAGCCGGCCTCACCACCCCCCAGGAAGTGCTCCGGGTGACCCACGACTAGCCTATGCCCCTCTTTTATTACCGGGCCGTGGATGCGGCCGGCAACATCATCACCGGCAATCTGGAATCCCGGGAGGAGGCCCAGGTGGTGCAGCATCTGCACCAAGGCGGCCTCATCCCCCTGGAGATCTCCCGGGAGGAGCCCCGCCGGGGATGGCAGGCCTACCTCCCCCGGCGCCGCCGCCTTACCCGGGCCGAACTCGTCCTTGTCACCCAGGAGCTGGCGGTGCTCCTCCGGGCCGGCCTGCCTTTGGACCGCAGCCTCCGCATCTTGAGGGACACCAGCCGCCGTCCCGGCCTGAAGGCGGTCCTGGACCAGCTCTTTCGGGATGTGCAGGCAGGCAAGGCCTTATCTGAAGCCCTGGGGCGCTTTCCCGATTTCTCGCCCTTTTACCTCAGCCTCATCCAGGCCGGGGAGACCGGGGGTTTTCTTGAGGTGGCCCTGGAGCGACTGGCGGATTATCTCAAGGCGGTGGGGGAATTCCGCCAGCACCTCCTCACCAGCCTCATCTACCCGGGGGTCCTGGCCCTGGTGGGCGGCGGCACCATCCTCCTCATGCTCACCTACGTGGTGCCCCGTTTTGAGGTCTTCTTCAAGGAGATGGGCCAGACCCTCTTTTGGAGCACCCGGCTGCTGTTGTGGGCCAGCGGCGTGTTTCTGAGCTGGTGGTGGCTGGGGGCCCTGGGGCTGGCCCTGGCGTTTTTGGCGGCGCTGCGCCTGCTGCGCACCCCTGCCGGCCGGCTGGCCCGGGACCGCTGGCAGCTCAAAGCCCCCCTGGTGGGGGAGCTCACCCGGCAGGTGTCCGCCGCCTTCTTCGCCAAGACCCTGGGCACCCTCCTCAAAGGGGGCGTGCCCCTGGTGCAGTCCCTGGAGGTGGTCACCGGCTCGGTGAGCAACCGCTATCTCTCCCAATCTCTGGAGACGGTGGCGGAAGAAGTGAAAAAGGGGCAGAGCCTGTCGGGCCTGCTCCGCAAATCCGGTCTCTTCCCGGAGCTTTTCCTGCAGATGATCGCGGTGGGAGAGGAGACCGGTCAGTTGGGGGACATGCTGCTGAGGGCGGCGGACTCCCTGGAGGGGGAGGCCCGCAGCCAGGTGCGGCGCCTGCTGGCCTGGCTGGAACCCGCCCTCATCCTCACCATGGCGGCGGTGGTGGCCTTTCTCATCATCTCTCTTTTGCTGCCCATTTTGAACCTGTATGAGATTTCGCTGTAAGGCGTGGACAAATTGCGGAAGAGGGGGCCAGTAGTCCTGGACCCTTGCCCTCTCCCCAAACCCTATATAGGGGGGTGGGAGGGGAGATTGAGGGGAGGGCGGGGGAGCCACTGCTCCCCCGGCCCTCCCCTCAAAAAGAGCCGGCTCAGCATTCCGGGAGGCAAAGGTGGCGCAAAGACAACGGCGACGTGAGGCGGGCTTCACCCTCATCGAGCTCATGGTGGTGCTCTTCATCCTGGCGCTTTTGGCGGCGCTGGTGGGGCCCAAGTTCATCGGCCAGGTGGGCAAGGCCAAGCCCAAGGCCGCGGCGGTGCAGATCCAGATGCTGGCCAACGCCCTGGACCTCTTCTACCTGGATGTGGGCCGCTATCCCACCACCGAGGAGGGCTTGCAGGCCCTGGTGAAGAACCCCGGCACCATCGCCCAGTGGGCCGGGCCGTATCTGGACAAGGGCGTGCCCAAGGACCCCTGGGGCCGGGACTATGTCTATCGCTTCCCGGGCACTCACGGCAACGCCTATGACCTCTACTCCCTGGGAGCCGACGGGGCTGAGGGGGGTGAGGGGGAAAACCGGGACATCACCAATTGGCAAAGCGACTCCCCATAACCTGCCAGCGTAGCCGGGGCTTCACCTTCCTGGAGCTCCTGGCGGTTTTGGCCATCTTGGCCCTGCTCATCGGGCTGGTGTCGCCCCAACTCTATGGCGGCCTGGAACGGGAGCGCTTCCGGGCGGCCATGCGGAGTTTTGCCGCCGCCCTGCGTCTGGCCCGGAGCGCCGCAGTGACCGACCGCCAGCCGGTGCGGGTTCTGGTGGACCTGGAGCAAGGGCGCTGGTGGCTGGAGGGGGGGAACCGGGGAGGCGGCTGGCCGCCGGGCACCCGCCTGACCGACGCCACCCTGGTGTGGCCCGATGACGGGCGCCGGAGGGGGTATCTGGTCTTTTATCCGGACGGCAGCTCCTCCGGGGGCCGCCTCGTCCTGGTGGACCGCCGGGGCCGCACCTTTTCGGTCAATGTCGATGTGGTGACCAGCCGGGTGGAGATGGCCGCCGGTGGCTGAGGTGACCTGCCAGCCAGGTATGATGCCGCACGGCCATGAGGGTCGTGACACCATGGGCCAGAGACAAGTGGATACCCCTGCTTTCTGTCCGAGCGGGCCGCGCCGGAACGCCCGGGGCTTCACCCTGCTGGAGGTCCTGGTCTCCCTGGCCCTGATGAGCCT is a genomic window of Desulfobaccales bacterium containing:
- a CDS encoding flippase, which codes for MPAPGLWRNVLSLSILQIGNYLFPLLTFPYLVRVLGPEKFGLVAVAQSLIQFLVVITDYGFNLSATRKVSRERQDLGQLSLIFYGVLIIKGLLCVLSLSGLLMLLLLVPRLGAEWRLYLFTFGIVVGTVLFPVWLFQGLEKMEYITVLNVSAKFLVLVCTFAFVRSEQDYLAVPLINSGVAIGFGLVALVCGLREIRYRVVWPRWRYQRATLGEGLSLFLSQAMATIYNQLNIFLLGMLTTTTYVGFYAAGEKIIRALIHLSIPFSTALFPRVSHMFLSSREETFRFLRRMTWWGGLFFFLLSLATFLSAPWAVSLVVGEQYGPSVAVVQILAILPLTIFLDNIFGTQILINLQRERTFFAIGSFAGLINLGLLFLLVPRYHHLGAGLAYLLCELFILVGMYYFARRLGFRLLPRAR
- a CDS encoding Wzz/FepE/Etk N-terminal domain-containing protein, encoding MMNTQDEKVRQLEEVHLLDYVIVLAKHSRKIIYTTLIVSLITLVVVFLLPKEYTATARIVPPQQNLTLSAQIIEGLGGAMIPGRAAFGALGGFAESLLGLKSPGDFFVGLLQSETISDRIIKRFDLRNEFRVTYIEEARAKLENLAKFRTTKYGLITVEVTHRQPDKAAAMANAFVEELANLLRDMAVQEASKRLTMLDRERQAAVVRLAKAEEDLRQFSEKNSVLFPDAQARGMLEYIANLKAAVDFREVELQVQKQWATPFNFQVQQLEAELKALREKLRQAETPGNGPEGASQVMIAVSKMPALGLEYLRLYREVKYQEGLYRVYTKLAEIARLDHARDALVLQVVDRAKAPEKKSRPKRLLILMMVTGFTFIFMVVYVFVWEHFRGPQSPDDRDRWQRLQAALDPWRQDLRRLSGRQADSSPPPRV
- the gspG gene encoding type II secretion system major pseudopilin GspG — its product is MAQRQRRREAGFTLIELMVVLFILALLAALVGPKFIGQVGKAKPKAAAVQIQMLANALDLFYLDVGRYPTTEEGLQALVKNPGTIAQWAGPYLDKGVPKDPWGRDYVYRFPGTHGNAYDLYSLGADGAEGGEGENRDITNWQSDSP
- a CDS encoding DUF3789 domain-containing protein: MSYALVFYLGVMVGTLLGVGIMCLLAIGKEPVTEAEKEFSPPR
- a CDS encoding GspH/FimT family pseudopilin, translating into MAKRLPITCQRSRGFTFLELLAVLAILALLIGLVSPQLYGGLERERFRAAMRSFAAALRLARSAAVTDRQPVRVLVDLEQGRWWLEGGNRGGGWPPGTRLTDATLVWPDDGRRRGYLVFYPDGSSSGGRLVLVDRRGRTFSVNVDVVTSRVEMAAGG
- the gspE gene encoding type II secretion system ATPase GspE; its protein translation is MSPLPAALKAWEPIQPFPGLSVRFLKESRCLPVKQEDGRVLLAMADPEDLETRRTLEAVLAAAVEPVQVPEEAILEGIEAVYLPGSAMARLVDGLEQEEYEGPQEETAEIGHLRDMAREAPIIQLVNLLISRAIEIGASDIHLEPFENQFRVRYRKDGVLFDAESPPKALEPAVISRLKIMARMDIAERRLPQDGRFRLKFQGRDIDFRVSTLPNLFGESMVIRILDRERVVLDLERLGFPPDTLADFDRLIHKPYGMILVTGPTGSGKTTTLYAALERINSVDKKIITVEDPVEYRVAGVIQMQVKPDIGLTFARGLRHIVRQDPDVILVGEIRDRETAEIAIHAALTGHLVFSTLHTNDAPGAVTRLLEMGIEDYLLASALLGVLAQRLVRVICPQCKVPAPPGEGVAAVEGATVYLGRGCEACAHTGYQGRTGIYELLLVNDDLRRLILKRADAVTLRQAAQQAGMRSLAADGWAKVKAGLTTPQEVLRVTHD
- a CDS encoding lytic transglycosylase domain-containing protein: MACVRLALFLLCLVLPWGAGSNLAAAPASEVLRVTRKGVIYYYFPSQSSAEAGRLHRLPVPPKRTAAVPARKIPPQQLAPHIERAAQEHGLPPALIKAIIRVESGYNPAATSPKGAQGLMQLMPETASEVAVADPYDVQQNIWGGTRYLARLLARFNYRLPLALAAYNAGPARVERRQDIPNIPETQHYVRQVCAEFLKYRAQEKAPAPKTASPPSGP
- a CDS encoding SLBB domain-containing protein; the encoded protein is MVMREFICWLQIFLLVLLPVVPARGQVDQDLEEQAQFYLQRVGPSTTPGPVPAMPGPRVTLPPTLRPGQPGVDALGRPRVVPQPQPQVFTTAPQQPEEISAIERRAWDQMMFVRQYGYSFFSQPPTTFLPLHDVPVGPDYIIGPGDTIRLVLWGSVQAEYNLTVDRQGQIAVPQVGVIHVSGLTFGQLQTVMDRELKRQYQNFQFSVTLDNLRTIQVFVVGQARMPGSYSVSSLATVVNALYAAGGPAKSGSMRNIEVRRGNRVAAHFDMYDFLLKGDKTKDIRLMNGDVIFIPPVGPLVAIGTPKTPEELEEELTILARMELEEESALMRQMRITEPVEINWKSQEARRIVTGDDPVQRKRRMEELLRQTPGGIPVPPENIHKAEPERPSRGPTASWLKQGEEAENRYFKKRFGLTLKEAGQKVAMSRRMEGGGPIKVPGIFELKQERTLKDLLGLCGGLGDTAFKGRVQVLRVKNHKEMVLFEDDLEKVIRQAHPAVTLVDGDFVRVFKVPALVERKVAIAGAVRLPGEYGLTENMRVKDLVQLAGGLLHHASTEALEITRFHTSSSGTTSSQLTVNLKRALADDPRENVRLQPNDYLFVRPMPEWDVYKTVVVEGEVKYPGTYAIRKGETLSSLLTRVGGFTPSAYPFGAVLTRPSVKKQQKEELARALDQAEAITLAYYSGQTQQALEPEEVRRAEYFAKLQQQLLGRLRSIEPLGRVIVRVDDPERIRGTVNDIPLMDGDKLVVPQNPGTVSVLGAVFSPSAVVYASQATVNDYIRMAGGANRVGDMKNAYVIKANGSAVGRSSFGRFGFGQTWDGYQYVHHMGGVGSLRLDPGDTVVVPERLEKVTWLKPFKDIVSIISQLALTAGVIIVGLRN
- a CDS encoding type II secretion system F family protein, whose protein sequence is MPLFYYRAVDAAGNIITGNLESREEAQVVQHLHQGGLIPLEISREEPRRGWQAYLPRRRRLTRAELVLVTQELAVLLRAGLPLDRSLRILRDTSRRPGLKAVLDQLFRDVQAGKALSEALGRFPDFSPFYLSLIQAGETGGFLEVALERLADYLKAVGEFRQHLLTSLIYPGVLALVGGGTILLMLTYVVPRFEVFFKEMGQTLFWSTRLLLWASGVFLSWWWLGALGLALAFLAALRLLRTPAGRLARDRWQLKAPLVGELTRQVSAAFFAKTLGTLLKGGVPLVQSLEVVTGSVSNRYLSQSLETVAEEVKKGQSLSGLLRKSGLFPELFLQMIAVGEETGQLGDMLLRAADSLEGEARSQVRRLLAWLEPALILTMAAVVAFLIISLLLPILNLYEISL